The DNA sequence TGAAATGAGACGAGTTGCTGCCTATATATACAAAAAGGCTGGTCGATGGAAGCAGTCTATTGCATTGTCAAAGAAGGACAATCTTTACAAAGATGCCATGGAGACAGCCTCTCAATCTGGTGACCGTGAACTTGCTGAGGAATTGCTTGTTTATTTCATTGAGCAGGTGCATTTTTCAGTATAAGATGTTGTTAGTGTAATACTAAATAcattttctattttggattgagAAACTCATCTATCTTCTTTGGTATACAGGGCAAGAAGGAATGCTTTGCATCATGTCTCTTTGTTTGTTACGATTTGATTCGGGCAGATGTCATCCTTGAGCTTGCATGGATGAACAATATGCTTGACTTTGCTTTCCCTTACCTGTTGCAGGTAAATTGtctgaatttgttatttgtttgtttgttttgggGTGGTGTGGTGAGGACTGGGATGATGTCGATGAGTCTATTTTTGTCCTTGCTGTGGCTGTTTTTGTCAGTTTGTACATTtactaattcaaaaatattttctGTAAGCGCTGAAAGTAACTGTGTATTGTCTTTGTTTTGTTCACATTTCGTGGTTTTGGTGTTTCCATACTTCATCTTACCTAAACCTTCCTTGTTTCACTTTGTAGTTTATCCGTGAATACACTGGCAAGGTTGATGAACTCGTGAAGGACAAAATTGAAGCTCTTAACGAAAACAAGGCTAAAGAAAAGGAAGAGAAGGACGTTATTGCACAGCAGGTAATTACTTGCAGAAAAATACAGTACTGATGTTATTAAAGAATGGTGATTTCTGATTGCTCTTATGTTCTTTTGCCAATAATTTGATCTACTGTTGCAGAACATGTATGCTCAGTTGCTGCCTCTTGCTTTGCCTGCCCCACCTATGCCGGGAATGGGAGGACCAGGAATGGGAGGCTATGCACCACCTCCTATGGGGGGAATGGGAATGCCTCCAATGCCACCCTATGGCATGCCACCCATGGGGAGCAGCTATTGAGATGTATCAGGACTACGAGTTGTGAACTCCACTTCAAAATTGCATGTTCTAGTTGGTAGGGGCAACAACCTAGGGAgatacttttgaattaaatgtaATTTGAGGGGGCCTTATTTGCCCCTTTTTTCTTGGTATTTCTTTGATTTCATGGGTTGAAAATTGTAGTTTATAATAATTCTTTTTTGTTCGCCATAGGGGTGTGGATATGTTATTTGCTATTGTAATATTCTTTTGGTAGGAGAGGCATTTTTTGGCTGTGCTGCTGATGAGGGCTAGCTTTGAATTTTCTCCACTCTACTTTTTTTCCGGACCTTTCCTGATTATAATTTGAAACACAACATATGCTGATATCACGTTGTTGTGCTTTTGTTTCATCATTTCGTATAATATATACGCTGCTTGGTTgctcttttcttttgttttcttttgcTTGTCTAATTTTTCTTCACTAAGATTGTTTATGCTTACATTTGCTTCAGCTTACACGCTCTACCTGTTGTTATTTTACAGTTCTGTATTTTAGGCTAATTATGGTGAAACATGtcaaattaactattttttttttttaaaaaaaatagtcaaaCTAATTATCTAAAGTACTAGATTTTACaaaatgattttatttaatttacttTATGAGACTCATAATTTTGGTGGTTTCTGTGACTATACAAGGTGattttgttaattaaattttttacaaaattattttgctaataaaaattaattttataaaatactcTTTCTAGTCTTTTTCTGATATTGTTACAAACAATTGAGATTTGTTTAGATGTTGCTTTGCAATACAGCCTAGAGCACTGTCCATCCCATGCTTGAATTTTCTCACCCTAATCCATAAGAAAGAGAGGGATGGGGACTGGGGAGAGgagaataataaaatttcaaagaaacacGTCTACGGTCTACCACTAAAGAAGGGACATTTAAAAGACATGATCTCGTGTGAGAATAATTTGGAAAACGGTCAGTTTTTTATTAAGAAGACAACGTAATAGTAAAAGATCACCACGTAGGGAGAAGGTTTTTtggttatttaattttattttattaaaattaagattagttTAAAAATGAGAATTactccatatactattttttttttatttttttttaaatttacggtttgtgtttctaaagtggtttcagcgctagttgcaatatggatttctgtacgattttttgttgtaatttaggttgcagtgctagttgcaataggggtttctatgttGAATTccataaaaatgcaaaaaaaacttttttgaattgtaaaaatgaaaaaacccctTAAAAAAAATCCTGTAtccataatttaattttttaaacattaatcTCAATTTTTTGATACAAGCCGAAAACGTGCAATGTTACTAATCTTTTATTTGTCAATTAGGTAATATAGTCGCTCTTCGCAcggctaatttaatttttttaagtgttataataaaaaataattatttattaatataataaatatttatcctaaaaaattattccaatatataataaaagtaaatttatattatctaatcctcaaggcgccatgcctccacgcatgttggcAGGCCCTCGAGACAAGCTACGAAACTAGCtgcatacattagacctctGTCCCTTTCCAACATGGTGCAACCATCCCATGCGTGTATGCAAACTAGCCCACAAATGACCACCcgtgtcatctcgtgttgagactTGTGGCCAAGGCGCACCACAACGTCTCTAGCAAATTTGGGCCACGTCTCGAGCAAGCGGCATATCGGAAAGCCAAAGAGAACGTACCCATTAACCTTTGACAGCTTCTTAAACGCACTACCGGGTCGCCCTgataatgtccatgagtactcTAACTCTTGGAGACATATGAGTTCTctcgtggtcctcatatgcccgTCCTACTAGCCTCACTgactagtagtagctcacttagcaccaaggtgTAAGGGGTAgtggagagctgacaccagGGTACCTCCTTAAAGAGCATTATGAGCTTTTAGTCTTCTACCAGGAACATATATGATTTttgctctgtagacatatggccgaaccatataccaaatcacaTAGTTTCGCCAAACCGATTGCACCATTGTATTTGTAAACCCAAATAAATGGCGAATACCAAATTCCGTCCCGATCCAGacaatattgaaaatatttacaaaaatgccACTGTCGTACAAATTAAGTACGCACGCACGTTACAAACTTAGCTTGTAACGTGTCATCTTAGCACGCACGTTACACGCATTACTGCCCTATTATTTTGTTCCTTGATTGTCAACTTGCATTGCGTCTCAAAGAGTCTTCTATTTTGCCCCAAAAATGATTAAATCGTTTAACTTTTCTTGACAAAAATTATACATTTGCAAGCACGTGATTGTTTGTTAAAATGTGTTTATCACATtgctagttttttattttattttatttattttttatttttttttatttttcgttttTGTTTTCACAGTGAACTAGTTACTAATATCCCaagatttgaaaaatacatgaaagtaactcatttatttatttttttttcaacttttgAAAGTGGTAACCGGCTATTAGTTtgcaacaaaattaattaaaaaaaatgaaagaacaaTAAGTGCTTGGACAATCAGATGCTTGATATGTATATTTTCaggtaaagaaaatatatagaaCAAGCACCATGTGCTGCTGAGTGCTGACTATTTTCTCAACAAAACAAAAGTCTACATTACTGTATTAGGGAGCAAAAGAAACGACATAAGAATAACTAAAAACGACAATATCTCCAGTCAGAAATATTAACTTGGAAAACGACAACAATTTCGTATTTGCTACGTCCCGGAGGAAATTTCCTCTGTATATGCAGAAGTGGTCACAACAATATTCGAATGGTATTCGTCTTTTCTAGTTCTCAGCTTAGTCCTCCGATTCGATCCAAAATCTTTCGTTGATGGCAAATGGGTTCGTCATTTGGGCTTTATTTTCTGCACTTTCGATTATAATTCTGAGATTTGCTTCGCACATTACCAATGGCAGAAGGAGCAGAAAGCGAGCCGTGGGGTTCTTCCACCCTTACACCAACGATGGTGGCGGTGGAGAAAGAGTTTTGTGGTGTGCCGTCAAAGCCATTCAGGAAGAAAGTCCTGATTTTGACTGCGTCGTCTACACTGGCGATCACGACGCCTCGCCTCAGAGCTTGATGGGTCGAGCCGTTGATCGATTCGGGGTGAAGTTGCTTCACCCGCCTAAGGTACCCATATTTCTCCTACAAACCATTTTCAGTAGTAGTTCTCAATGATTCATTTGTATCATTTCtgttcaatttttttcttgGGTGGTTTGAAATTTGATTACTTAAACTTCAACCTATTTTAGTTTGAGATTAAGAATCATACAAATAGTCTTAAACTCATTAGTTAACTGGAGAGACATGTAAAGCAGATAATTTGAAGCGGCCTCTACTTACTTAGCTCAAATATATTACAGTTGTAAAATTTAGGGTCGTTAATGGTTAAGAGATCTTGGTGTTGATAAGATTCAAACTTGGaataacacacatatatattgtTTATATAATCTAAGATGATCATGGACTGAAATGAGGTTTTCTAATAGACATGAAAATCTTATAGTTATTGGTCTGTCCATTCataattacttaattattttcttatgtgtttatttgatCCTATTAATGCTCAGGTGGTACATTTGTATAAAAGGAAGTGGGTTGAAGAAACTACTTATCCTCGGTTTACTATGATAGGGCAGAGCTTTGGTTCGGTTTATCTCGCTTGGGAAGCTTTATGCAGCTTCACACCTTTGTATTATGTTGATACTAGTGGATATGCTTTCACATATCCAGTTGCTCGGATATTTGGTTGCAAAGTTATCTGCTACACACATTATCCTACAATTAGTTTAGACATGCTCTCCCGTGTTCGTGACCGTAGTTTCATGTATAATAATGATGCTGTTGTCGCTAAGAGGTTTGATACGAGTCTTTCTTATGCACTCTCATCTACTTTTGCTCTTGATTTGATATTTGGTGAAGATGTTGACAATGATAATTTGATAATGTAATTTATACTAAATCACTATTAATAACATCTTCATTGCTTATATGGCTGGCTTTTACTTGTTAAATCTTGTTTGTGCATTGTATTTGTCATACAATTAAACAGCATGATGAAGATGGTTATTTGGGGAATTGTATGATCAGCTTTACTGATTTGGAATGGGGTGAATTGCTCTGGAGGTTTTTTCCCTTCATAAATGTTAGCTTATAGCTGTCTACTCGTGTCGATCAACTAGCTTTTCTTCTTTAACTTAAAGCTCACAAATCTTCCCTTACTACAGTGTTTGGTTATCCCGGgtcaaaataatatattacaCCATATTCAGCTGGATGTATGGCTTTGTTGGATCTCACGCCCATCTTGCCATGGTAAATTCTTCGTGGACTCAGTCTCATATTCAGAAGCTTTGGAAGATCCCAGATCGTATCAAGAGAGTTTATCCTCCTTGTGATACTTCTGGACTTCAGGTTTGTCTAGTTATTTCATAAAAAGGTTCTTATTTTCTTGTTCTTCAGTACACTATTGTCTTTACATCTATTTTCCTGTTTCTCTTATTGTTGATGTTTAAAGCAAATACATTTGG is a window from the Cannabis sativa cultivar Pink pepper isolate KNU-18-1 chromosome 1, ASM2916894v1, whole genome shotgun sequence genome containing:
- the LOC115707760 gene encoding GDP-Man:Man(3)GlcNAc(2)-PP-Dol alpha-1,2-mannosyltransferase, whose protein sequence is MANGFVIWALFSALSIIILRFASHITNGRRSRKRAVGFFHPYTNDGGGGERVLWCAVKAIQEESPDFDCVVYTGDHDASPQSLMGRAVDRFGVKLLHPPKVVHLYKRKWVEETTYPRFTMIGQSFGSVYLAWEALCSFTPLYYVDTSGYAFTYPVARIFGCKVICYTHYPTISLDMLSRVRDRSFMYNNDAVVAKSVWLSRVKIIYYTIFSWMYGFVGSHAHLAMVNSSWTQSHIQKLWKIPDRIKRVYPPCDTSGLQALPLERPSKPIKIISVAQFRPEKAHTLQLEAFSVALGKLQADFPRPKLQFVGSCRNKSDEERLQNLKTRACELKVDADVEFHKNVTYRDLMELLGGATVGIHSMTDEHFGISVVEYMAAGAIPIAHNSAGPKMDIVLEEDRKQTGFLAGSVDEYADAIINVIEMPETKRLEMASAARRRASRFSEQRFYEDFKAAFRPILNHASS